One genomic segment of Sminthopsis crassicaudata isolate SCR6 chromosome 4, ASM4859323v1, whole genome shotgun sequence includes these proteins:
- the LOC141539198 gene encoding signal transducer and activator of transcription 5A has translation MAGWIQAQQLQGDALRQMQVLYGQHFPIEVRHYLAQWIESQAWNSIDLDNPQDSVQAAQLLEGLIQELQKKAENQVGEDGFLLKIKLGHYATQLQSTYDRCPMELVRCIRHILYNEQRLVREANNCSSPAGNLADAMSQKHLQINQTFEELRLVTQDTENELKKLQQTQEYFIIQYQESLRNQAQFSQLSQLSPQERLTRETALQQKQVSLEAWLQREAQTLQQYRVELAEKHQKTLQLLRKQQTVILDDELIQWKRRQQLAGNGGPPEGSLDVLQSWCEKLAEIIWQNRQQIRRAEHLCQQLPIPGPVEEMLTELNATITDIISALVTSTFIIEKQPPQVLKTQTKFAATVRLLVGGKLNVHMNPPQVKATIISEQQAKSLLKNENTRNECSGEILNNCCVMEYHQATGTLSAHFRNMSLKRIKRADRRGAESVTEEKFTVLFESQFSIGGNELVFQVKTLSLPVVVIVHGSQDHNATATVLWDNAFAEPGRVPFAVPDKVLWPQLCEALNMKFKAEVQSNRGLTKENLVFLAQKLFNSSSNNMEDYNSMAISWSQFNRENLPGWNYTFWQWFDGVMDVLRKHHKPHWNDGAILGFVNKQQAHDLLINKPDGTFLLRFSDSEIGGITIAWKFDSPDRNLWNLKPFTTKDFSIRSLADRLGDLNYLNYVFPDRPKDEVFSKYYTPVLGKAVDGYVKPQIKQVVPEFASASADSSGASATFMDQAPSPAVCSQSHYNVYPQNPDSVLDPDAEFDLDETMDVARHVEELLSRPIDSQWIPHSQS, from the exons ATGGCAGGATGGATCCAAGCGCAACAACTTCAAGGAGATGCTCTGCGCCAGATGCAGGTCCTCTATGGACAGCACTTCCCCATTGAAGTCCGCCACTATTTGGCCCAGTGGATTGAGAGCCAGGCCTG GAATTCCATTGACCTGGATAACCCCCAGGACAGTGTCCAAGCTGCCCAGCTCCTAGAGGGCCTGATCCAGGAGCTGCAGAAGAAGGCTGAGAATCAAGTTGGGGAAGATGGGTTTCTACTGAAGATCAAGCTGGGCCATTATGCGACTCAGCTGCAG AGCACTTATGACCGCTGCCCCATGGAGCTGGTCCGATGCATACGGCACATCTTGTACAATGAACAGAGGCTGGTCCGAGAAGCTAACAAC TGCAGTTCCCCCGCTGGAAATCTGGCCGACGCCATGTCCCAGAAGCACCTGCAGATCAACCAGACCTTTGAGGAGCTGCGGCTGGTCACGCAGGACACCGAGAACGAGCTGAAGAAGCTGCAGCAGACTCAGGAGTATTTCATCATCCAGTACCAGGAGAGCCTCAGAAACCAGG CTCAGTTTTCCCAGCTGTCACAGCTGAGTCCCCAGGAGCGCTTGACAAGGGAGACGGCCCTTCAGCAGAAGCAGGTGTCCCTGGAGGCCTGGCTGCAGCGGGAAGCCCAGACTCTCCAGCAGTACCGGGTG GAGCTGGCAGAGAAACACCAGAAGACCCTCCAGCTGCTCCGGAAGCAGCAAACTGTCATTCTGGATGATGAGCTGATCCAGTGGAAGAGAAGGCAGCAACTGGCTGGGAATGGAGGGCCCCCGGAGGGCAGCCTGGATGTGCTGCAGTCTTG GTGTGAGAAGTTGGCGGAGATCATCTGGCAGAACCGGCAGCAGATCCGGAGGGCTGAGCATCTCTGTCAGCAGCTACCCATTCCTGGCCCCGTGGAGGAGATGCTGACGGAGCTCAACGCCACCATCACAGATATCATCTCTGCCCTGGTGACCAG CACCTTCATCATCGAGAAGCAGCCCCCGCAGGTCCTGAAGACGCAGACCAAGTTTGCAGCCACAGTGCGTCTGCTGGTGGGAGGGAAGTTGAATGTTCACATGAATCCCCCCCAAGTGAAGGCCACCATCATCAGCGAGCAGCAGGCCAAGTCTTTGCTGAAGAACGAGAATACGCGAAA CGAGTGCAGTGGGGAGATTCTGAACAACTGCTGCGTGATGGAGTATCACCAGGCAACGGGCACCCTCAGCGCCCACTTCCGGAACATG TCCCTGAAGAGGATTAAGCGGGCAGACAGACGCGGGGCAGAGTCAGTGACAGAGGAGAAATTCACAGTCCTGTTCGAATCTCAGTTCAGTATCGGGGGAAATGAGCTCGTGTTTCAGGTTAAG ACCCTGTCTCTTCCAGTGGTGGTCATTGTTCATGGAAGCCAGGACCACAATGCAACAGCCACGGTGCTATGGGACAATGCATTTGCTGAGCCC GGCCGGGTGCCATTTGCTGTGCCTGATAAAGTGCTGTGGCCCCAACTGTGTGAGGCTCTCAACATGAAATTCAAGGCAGAAGTCCAGAGCAACCGAGGCCTGACAAAGGAAAACTTAGTGTTCCTGGCTCAGAAGCTAttcaacagcagcagcaacaacatgGAGGATTACAACAGCATGGCTATCTCCTGGTCCCAGTTCAACAGG GAGAACCTCCCAGGCTGGAATTACACATTCTGGCAGTGGTTTGATGGGGTGATGGACGTGCTGAGGAAGCATCACAAGCCCCATTGGAATGATGG GGCCATCCTGGGTTTCGTGAACAAGCAGCAGGCTCATGACCTGCTTATTAACAAACCTGATGGAACTTTCCTGCTGCGATTCAGTGACTCTGAAATTGGAGGAATCACCATTGCCTGGAAGTTTGACTCCC CGGATCGGAACCTGTGGAACCTGAAGCCGTTCACAACGAAGGATTTTTCCATCCGATCCCTGGCTGATCGCCTGGGAGATCTGAATTATCTCAACTATGTGTTCCCAGATCGACCCAAAGATGAAGTTTTCTCTAAGTATTACACTCCCGTGCTTG GTAAAGCTGTGGATGGATATGTGAAACCACAGATCAAGCAAGTTGTTCCAGA GTTTGCCAGTGCATCTGCAGACTCTTCGGGGGCCAGCGCCACCTTCATGGATCAGGCCCCATCCCCAGCCGTGTGCTCCCAGTCTCACTATAACGTGTACCCCCAGAA CCCTGATTCTGTCCTTGACCCTGATGCGGAGTTTGACCTGGATGAAACCATGGATGTAGCGAGACACGTTGAGGAGCTTTTAAGCCGGCCTATCGACAGTCAGTGGATCCCCCACAGCCAGTCATGA